In the genome of Leptolyngbya subtilissima AS-A7, one region contains:
- a CDS encoding tetratricopeptide repeat protein produces the protein MGQSIVVNQAEFEQAVLQPSFEQPVLVDFFATWCGPCQMLKPMLEKLAQEYDFTLAKVDIDANPELAKAFKVEGVPDVRIVSQGQVQEGFVGVLPEPQLRELLSSLGLQSSLEQDLAAFEAAQASGDKTEIYPALATLLTRYPNNGQILLKAAQVYLVQGDDALASQYLDLIDPSDRATADQADGIRSLLTLRQSLTDLGDSDLDVAYGAAGQAALKGDFAAALEGFLGVVERDRTYRSDAGRKAMLTVFKLLGDSDPLTLTYRKRLMQALY, from the coding sequence ATGGGACAGTCTATTGTCGTGAATCAAGCCGAGTTTGAGCAAGCGGTGCTGCAACCCTCGTTTGAGCAGCCGGTGCTGGTCGATTTTTTTGCCACCTGGTGCGGCCCCTGCCAGATGCTCAAACCGATGCTCGAAAAGCTGGCCCAGGAATATGACTTCACCTTGGCCAAAGTCGATATTGACGCCAACCCCGAGCTGGCTAAAGCCTTTAAGGTTGAAGGGGTGCCCGATGTGCGCATTGTCAGCCAAGGGCAGGTGCAGGAGGGGTTTGTGGGGGTGCTGCCTGAGCCGCAGCTACGGGAGTTGTTGTCCAGTCTAGGTCTGCAATCCTCTCTGGAGCAAGATCTAGCGGCCTTTGAAGCTGCCCAGGCCAGCGGCGACAAAACAGAGATTTATCCAGCTCTGGCCACGCTGCTGACTCGCTATCCCAACAACGGTCAGATTTTGCTCAAGGCGGCCCAAGTATATCTGGTGCAGGGGGATGATGCCCTAGCCAGCCAGTATCTGGATTTGATTGATCCGAGCGATCGCGCCACCGCCGACCAAGCCGATGGCATTCGGAGCCTGCTCACCCTGCGCCAATCCTTAACCGACCTGGGAGACTCTGATCTAGATGTCGCCTATGGGGCCGCTGGCCAGGCAGCGTTAAAGGGCGATTTTGCCGCTGCCCTGGAGGGCTTTTTGGGGGTGGTGGAGCGCGATCGAACCTACCGCAGTGACGCCGGTCGCAAGGCCATGCTCACCGTTTTCAAACTGCTGGGCGACAGCGACCCGCTCACCCTCACCTACCGCAAGCGCCTGATGCAAGCCCTTTACTGA
- a CDS encoding RMD1 family protein, whose amino-acid sequence MTTVISETVTAASDRTDDVAVRAYFLGQSIDLGALAKPSGPALVPSSPLMVPVGEGGQGVLFSYGAVVLFGLSADAEQAFITSLRPHIANPIDHPETEAATIRLAPNSSGKVQDGLIFLSSLDGLRLHLVADVMAKSVVLAYYEIGAAAVFDRIEPYAVELQHQHRPSVQGDQLLKQIGQTLMIQHKIVGRVEIIDKPELLWEYPELDSLYHRLEDEYEIRDRHSALERKLDLVSRTTETVLDLQRHQTGLRLEWYVVLLIVVEVLLSLYELFVRPH is encoded by the coding sequence ATGACTACTGTTATATCAGAGACGGTTACGGCAGCCTCCGATCGCACCGACGACGTGGCTGTACGAGCCTATTTTTTGGGCCAAAGTATTGATTTAGGTGCCCTAGCCAAACCTAGCGGTCCAGCACTGGTGCCGTCTTCGCCGCTGATGGTGCCCGTTGGAGAGGGCGGTCAGGGGGTGCTGTTTAGCTACGGCGCCGTGGTGCTGTTTGGCCTTTCTGCCGACGCAGAACAGGCTTTTATTACCAGCCTCAGGCCCCACATTGCCAACCCTATCGACCACCCTGAAACCGAAGCTGCCACTATTCGCTTGGCCCCTAACAGCAGTGGCAAAGTGCAGGATGGACTGATTTTTTTGTCGTCCCTTGATGGGTTGCGCCTGCACTTGGTGGCCGATGTGATGGCTAAAAGCGTGGTGCTAGCCTATTACGAGATCGGTGCGGCGGCTGTGTTTGACCGCATTGAGCCCTACGCCGTGGAGCTGCAACATCAGCACCGCCCGAGTGTTCAGGGCGACCAGTTGCTCAAGCAGATTGGCCAAACGCTGATGATTCAGCACAAAATTGTGGGTCGAGTCGAAATCATCGATAAGCCTGAGCTGCTGTGGGAATACCCCGAGCTCGACTCTCTCTACCACCGCCTGGAAGACGAGTACGAAATTCGCGATCGCCACTCGGCCCTAGAGCGCAAGCTCGACCTGGTCAGTCGCACTACCGAAACCGTGCTCGACCTTCAGCGGCACCAAACCGGTCTGCGGCTGGAGTGGTATGTGGTGCTGCTGATTGTGGTAGAAGTGCTGCTGTCGCTCTATGAACTATTTGTCCGCCCCCACTGA
- a CDS encoding cyclic nucleotide-binding domain-containing protein, which produces MKRVVFILGVLEDEDVDWLIDAGQRRELQPGEVLISEGAACDDIFLILNGSLEVSVAAMGDQSIAQLATGEVVGEMSFVDGQPPSATVTALEPGIVLAISCSQLRHKLQQDMWFASRFYRALAILLSSRLRSTVKHLQGEHWRPVANPDDAGLDEMGDMLSMGNIRFDWMLKRLRNVNSNPWEELEVDSAD; this is translated from the coding sequence ATGAAGCGTGTGGTATTTATTCTTGGGGTTTTAGAAGACGAAGACGTTGACTGGCTGATTGATGCTGGTCAGCGTCGAGAACTGCAACCGGGAGAGGTGTTGATTAGTGAGGGTGCCGCCTGCGACGATATTTTCCTCATTCTAAACGGTAGCTTGGAGGTTTCGGTGGCAGCCATGGGCGACCAGTCCATTGCCCAGCTGGCAACTGGTGAAGTGGTCGGCGAAATGTCGTTTGTTGACGGTCAACCGCCTTCTGCAACGGTGACGGCCCTCGAACCTGGCATTGTGTTGGCTATTTCCTGTAGTCAGCTGCGCCACAAGCTCCAGCAAGATATGTGGTTTGCCTCGCGCTTTTATCGAGCTTTGGCCATCTTGCTCTCTAGCCGCCTGCGCAGCACCGTCAAGCATTTGCAGGGTGAACACTGGCGTCCTGTGGCTAACCCCGATGATGCCGGGCTCGACGAGATGGGCGATATGCTCTCTATGGGAAACATTCGCTTTGACTGGATGCTCAAGCGTCTGCGCAACGTTAACTCTAACCCCTGGGAAGAACTTGAGGTGGACTCTGCCGACTAG
- a CDS encoding FHA domain-containing protein — protein sequence MPLHTKLSNILIVEDSKGRREIVLDGSVYSIGRDPKCDIRLSSQFVSRHHATLVQLPKDDDTFYYRIVDGNLKGKPSANGMLINGRKLQAHDLKNEDEIVFGPQARAIYYQLKRDSQSTLPPDEFDITLISPNMVEEGDEESDSLDDDTEI from the coding sequence ATGCCACTCCACACCAAACTCAGTAATATTCTCATTGTTGAAGATAGCAAAGGCCGCCGAGAAATTGTCTTGGATGGGTCGGTATATTCCATTGGGCGAGATCCTAAGTGCGACATTCGCCTGTCGTCGCAGTTTGTGTCGCGGCACCACGCCACCTTGGTGCAACTGCCGAAGGACGATGACACGTTTTACTACCGCATAGTTGACGGCAACCTAAAGGGCAAACCCAGCGCCAATGGAATGCTGATCAACGGACGCAAGCTCCAGGCCCACGACCTCAAAAATGAAGATGAGATTGTGTTTGGGCCCCAAGCTCGCGCTATCTACTACCAGCTCAAGCGCGATAGCCAGTCGACTCTGCCCCCCGACGAGTTTGATATCACCCTCATTAGCCCCAACATGGTTGAAGAGGGCGATGAGGAGTCGGATAGTCTAGATGATGATACCGAGATCTAG
- the tmk gene encoding dTMP kinase — protein sequence MAPLSVSLRGDIGRTMPGKLLVFEGVEGCGKSTQLKLLHSALGKSDRLQQLQQQGLIPRILATREPGGTELGLGLRQLLLGDQGGAAMASRAELLLYAADRAQHVEELMKPALAQGCWVLCDRYTDSTVAYQGYGRGLDLRLIDQLNQVATGGLVPDLTLWLKLDAATGLARTRQRGAADRMEQADLGFHQRVQVGFEALAARHSERIVAIDAMGTVDAVAAEIFAVVEGHLQQWYAPSLTA from the coding sequence ATGGCCCCCTTGTCTGTAAGCTTGAGAGGCGATATTGGACGAACTATGCCGGGTAAGCTGCTGGTATTTGAAGGGGTGGAGGGCTGTGGCAAATCGACTCAGCTAAAGCTCCTGCATAGCGCTCTAGGGAAAAGCGATCGCCTCCAGCAGCTTCAGCAGCAGGGGCTGATTCCCCGAATTCTCGCCACTCGCGAGCCGGGGGGCACAGAGTTGGGTTTGGGTCTGCGCCAGCTGTTGCTGGGCGATCAGGGCGGGGCGGCGATGGCTAGTCGGGCTGAGCTGCTGCTCTACGCCGCCGATCGCGCCCAGCATGTTGAAGAGTTGATGAAGCCGGCTTTGGCGCAGGGCTGCTGGGTGCTGTGCGATCGCTACACCGACTCCACCGTGGCCTACCAGGGTTATGGGCGCGGCCTCGACCTGAGGCTGATTGACCAGCTCAACCAGGTGGCCACTGGGGGGCTGGTGCCCGACCTCACCCTGTGGCTCAAGCTTGATGCCGCTACGGGGCTGGCCCGCACTCGCCAGCGAGGGGCCGCCGATCGCATGGAGCAGGCCGATCTGGGGTTTCATCAGCGGGTGCAGGTGGGCTTTGAGGCCCTGGCGGCACGGCATTCAGAACGGATTGTGGCGATCGATGCGATGGGGACAGTCGATGCCGTCGCCGCCGAAATTTTTGCCGTTGTAGAAGGACATTTGCAGCAGTGGTACGCCCCCAGTTTGACGGCTTAG
- a CDS encoding DNA polymerase III subunit delta', whose protein sequence is MVRPQFDGLVGQDTAVALLCRAVEQRRVAPAYLFAGPHGIGRRLAAEHFAEILFAPPSGAPPAALERRIAQRNHPDLLWVEPTYLHQGKLIAASHAAEEGIARKSPPQTRLEQVRQIAQFLSRPPLEAPRAVVVVEAAETMAEGAANALLKTLEEPGQATIILLAPGPQSLLPTLVSRCQTVPFQRLNATDMATVLHRVGQAEVLGQPQILAMAQGSPGSAIAAYQQLQTIPADLLNALHQPPRSLREALEQGRQVAKTLDTESQLWLLDYLLNWYWQSYPAASPEWLPKLEAAKGHLRRFVQPRLVWEVMLMALVESQGNH, encoded by the coding sequence GTGGTACGCCCCCAGTTTGACGGCTTAGTGGGCCAAGACACCGCTGTTGCTCTGCTCTGTCGCGCAGTGGAGCAGCGGCGAGTGGCTCCCGCCTACCTGTTTGCTGGCCCCCACGGAATCGGACGGCGGCTAGCGGCGGAGCACTTTGCCGAAATTTTGTTTGCCCCGCCCTCTGGGGCACCGCCAGCCGCCCTGGAGCGACGCATTGCCCAGCGCAACCACCCCGACCTGTTGTGGGTCGAACCGACCTATTTACACCAGGGCAAGCTCATTGCGGCTTCCCATGCGGCTGAGGAGGGGATCGCCCGCAAAAGCCCGCCTCAAACCCGCCTAGAGCAGGTGCGTCAGATCGCCCAATTCTTGAGCCGTCCGCCCTTGGAAGCACCCCGCGCCGTAGTCGTGGTTGAGGCGGCTGAAACTATGGCCGAGGGGGCGGCCAACGCCCTGCTGAAAACCTTGGAAGAGCCCGGTCAGGCAACGATTATTTTGCTGGCCCCTGGTCCACAATCGCTGTTGCCTACCTTGGTGTCACGCTGTCAGACGGTTCCCTTTCAGCGGCTAAACGCGACCGATATGGCAACGGTGCTCCACCGGGTAGGGCAAGCTGAGGTGCTAGGGCAACCGCAAATTTTGGCGATGGCCCAGGGGAGCCCAGGGAGTGCGATCGCTGCCTATCAACAGCTTCAAACCATTCCTGCTGACCTGCTCAACGCCCTGCACCAGCCCCCCCGCAGTCTGCGCGAAGCCCTAGAACAGGGTCGCCAAGTAGCCAAAACTCTCGACACCGAATCGCAGCTCTGGTTGCTTGATTACCTGCTCAACTGGTACTGGCAAAGCTACCCAGCCGCCAGCCCCGAATGGCTACCAAAACTTGAAGCCGCCAAGGGCCACCTGCGCCGCTTCGTGCAGCCCCGCTTGGTGTGGGAAGTGATGCTGATGGCTCTAGTCGAATCGCAAGGAAACCACTAG
- a CDS encoding CAP domain-containing protein — MPFVKRFIYIRQAVGFVAVALALVGCEPTDLEQLVERIPPVTRIGREPPAEPDATGAQSSAVTEMETLVYERINEIRQQEGLNPLQPNGPLAQVARQYSQRMAVENFFGHVSPTGDAPAQRVSEANILYAMVGENLFTSTNAPDPAPLAVQGWMDSPGHRENVLRSGFTETGVGVWQRGSTYYFTQLFIRPL; from the coding sequence ATGCCTTTTGTCAAACGCTTTATCTACATTCGTCAAGCCGTTGGTTTTGTCGCTGTGGCCCTGGCGCTGGTTGGTTGCGAGCCTACCGATTTAGAACAACTGGTCGAACGCATTCCTCCAGTTACTCGCATTGGGCGAGAGCCGCCTGCAGAGCCAGACGCGACAGGAGCCCAGTCATCGGCTGTCACCGAGATGGAAACCCTGGTCTATGAGCGCATCAATGAGATTCGACAGCAGGAGGGCCTCAATCCTCTACAGCCCAACGGGCCATTGGCCCAGGTAGCGCGCCAGTACAGCCAGCGCATGGCTGTCGAAAACTTTTTTGGCCACGTTAGCCCCACAGGGGATGCCCCGGCTCAGCGGGTATCAGAGGCAAACATTCTCTACGCCATGGTGGGCGAAAATTTGTTTACCAGCACCAATGCCCCCGACCCTGCCCCTCTAGCCGTGCAGGGCTGGATGGATAGCCCAGGGCACCGAGAAAATGTCCTGCGATCGGGCTTTACTGAAACGGGGGTAGGCGTCTGGCAAAGGGGTAGCACCTATTATTTCACCCAGTTGTTTATACGCCCCTTGTGA
- a CDS encoding SH3 domain-containing protein translates to MPSNVLRKFSFGAIALLSAGSLSVAPALAQESRALTENPALIRGCRQLNRATEVFDNSTLGPIATRIGTLQAGTQVSLTGATSPGRAQVFLRSGTLSSAQPVGWINASVLTACGSTPIPATKACFRADREMVVRSSPTAGSSAVAGYNVGDTVIASANPPTQQTSTDGRRWMQVTIYNGSTGWIARTGTNGLGNNVTPITCP, encoded by the coding sequence ATGCCATCAAACGTGTTGCGGAAATTTTCCTTCGGAGCGATCGCGCTACTATCTGCGGGGTCACTGTCCGTAGCCCCGGCCCTCGCTCAGGAGAGTCGGGCTCTAACCGAAAATCCAGCCCTGATTCGAGGCTGTCGTCAGCTCAACCGAGCCACCGAAGTTTTTGACAACTCCACTTTAGGTCCGATCGCAACCCGCATTGGCACTCTACAGGCGGGCACCCAGGTGAGCTTGACCGGGGCAACTTCCCCAGGGCGAGCCCAGGTTTTTCTGAGAAGCGGCACTCTGTCTTCGGCACAGCCCGTAGGCTGGATTAACGCCAGCGTTCTGACCGCCTGCGGTAGCACTCCGATTCCTGCTACCAAGGCCTGCTTTAGGGCCGATCGTGAAATGGTGGTTAGGTCTAGCCCCACAGCCGGCTCTAGCGCCGTTGCTGGCTACAACGTCGGCGACACCGTAATCGCCAGCGCTAACCCACCGACCCAGCAAACCTCCACAGACGGTCGCCGCTGGATGCAGGTGACTATTTATAACGGCAGTACTGGCTGGATTGCCCGCACTGGTACCAATGGCCTAGGCAATAACGTAACGCCAATCACCTGTCCTTAA
- a CDS encoding DUF4168 domain-containing protein translates to MKPSTLFKGLLAATLLLGVPAAAVAQEQEAPAPAPAQAAPAEVSETQIDRFVSAYQAIQTIQQAVQADLVAAVEAQGLTVDDYNAIAESQQSPEAAAEVPPEQAEQFAAAAEQVATLREGARTEMQAAIEAESLSIEEFEQIMAQAQADPALQQVIVERLAE, encoded by the coding sequence ATGAAACCTTCCACACTGTTTAAAGGTCTTCTGGCTGCCACCCTGCTGCTAGGTGTTCCGGCCGCTGCCGTAGCCCAGGAGCAAGAAGCACCAGCGCCAGCACCGGCTCAGGCTGCCCCAGCAGAGGTATCTGAGACCCAAATCGACCGTTTTGTCAGCGCCTATCAGGCAATTCAAACCATTCAACAGGCGGTGCAAGCTGACCTGGTTGCCGCTGTCGAGGCCCAGGGACTAACGGTGGATGACTATAATGCGATCGCTGAATCGCAGCAGTCTCCTGAAGCGGCTGCCGAAGTTCCGCCAGAGCAGGCTGAGCAGTTTGCGGCTGCGGCTGAACAGGTTGCCACCCTGCGCGAGGGCGCTCGAACTGAAATGCAGGCCGCCATTGAGGCTGAATCGCTGAGCATTGAAGAGTTTGAGCAGATTATGGCTCAGGCCCAGGCAGATCCCGCTCTGCAACAAGTGATTGTCGAGCGACTGGCTGAGTAG
- a CDS encoding AIM24 family protein, with the protein MANFEIIEREGTRLVKIILNDETVRTESGALHYMRGAIAMQTQTPSAGGFLKSLATGENIFRPTYTGTGELYLAPSLSGYHTLDLSGEEWILDRGAYWASEGSVEIAIERNKLLSGMVGGEGLFQTKVKGRGQVVMVAQGPVETVELRGERLVVDGSFAIARTGTLSYRIEKATKSIVSSVTSGEFLVNVFEGHGTVLLAPIPYWQVLLLRQVAASTARTSS; encoded by the coding sequence ATGGCCAACTTCGAAATTATTGAGCGAGAAGGGACACGGTTAGTCAAAATCATCTTAAATGACGAAACTGTGCGCACTGAATCAGGTGCCCTGCACTACATGCGAGGTGCTATTGCTATGCAGACTCAAACCCCTTCAGCAGGTGGTTTTCTGAAGTCTTTGGCGACCGGGGAAAATATTTTTCGTCCTACCTACACCGGCACAGGGGAGCTATATTTAGCGCCATCGCTGTCTGGGTATCACACGTTAGATCTGTCGGGTGAGGAATGGATTTTGGATCGGGGTGCCTATTGGGCCAGCGAAGGCAGCGTCGAGATTGCCATTGAGCGCAATAAGTTGTTGAGCGGTATGGTGGGCGGCGAAGGGCTGTTTCAAACCAAGGTCAAGGGCCGTGGTCAGGTAGTGATGGTGGCCCAAGGCCCCGTGGAAACCGTTGAGCTGCGAGGGGAGCGTCTGGTGGTAGACGGTAGCTTTGCGATCGCCCGCACCGGTACTCTCAGCTACCGGATCGAAAAGGCCACCAAATCTATAGTGAGCTCTGTGACCTCTGGAGAATTTCTCGTCAACGTTTTTGAAGGGCATGGCACGGTGCTGCTGGCTCCGATTCCCTATTGGCAAGTGCTGCTGCTGCGCCAGGTAGCGGCCTCAACGGCGAGAACCTCTAGCTAG
- the pcrA gene encoding DNA helicase PcrA, which translates to MTDFLAPLNPAQRQAVEHYCGPLLVVAGAGSGKTRALTYRIANLVLTHKTDPDNILAVTFTNKAAKEMKERIEVLFAEQDAQARHGKALSSLPQYEQTKLRSQVYKTVTKHLWIGTFHALCARILRFDIEKYQHSAGYRWTKNFSIFDESDAQGLVKTIVTQTLNLDDKKFNPRSVRFAISNAKNQKLTPDELEREQPNYRGRVIADVYRYYQKALAENNALDFDDLILMPVFLFQQNEQVLAYWHKRFRHILVDEYQDTNRTQYELIRLLATNGESIAAYKDWNHRSVFVVGDADQSIYSFRAADFTILMNFQDDFGDGLPDDDTRSMVKLEENYRSTSNILEVANHLIENNTERIDKVLRATRGEGESIYVYRAEDETAEADFVISQIRNLETQHPELNWGNFAILYRTNAQSRAFEEVLTRYSIPYQVVGGLRFYDRREIKDVLAYLRAIANPFDTVSLKRVINVPRRGVGKGTIDKLEQATQTLGGIPLWEILADDTSVKTLAGRSAKGVLEFADLIKKYRQDMDDQKGSEIIQGVLEDSGYLAALKAEGTDEADDRFGNVQELYNAALQFEEENVDDPSLLAFLSNASLASDMDDNKDGKNAVSLMTLHSSKGLEFPVVFLVGLEQGLFPNHRSLEDPAATEEERRLCYVGITRAKERLFISHARARRLYGSREPASPSLFLGELPLDLVTGNSTTGLPQKWSTPIREARNRSEAAAKPGSGAHESDWTVGDVVVHKAYGAGEVTHIFGAGNKICLAINFPGQGRKIVDPKISALQRAE; encoded by the coding sequence ATGACTGACTTTCTCGCTCCCCTCAACCCCGCCCAACGCCAGGCCGTCGAGCATTATTGCGGTCCGCTGCTGGTGGTGGCAGGGGCGGGTTCGGGTAAAACCCGGGCGCTGACCTATCGCATCGCCAACCTGGTTCTCACTCACAAAACCGACCCCGACAACATTCTGGCGGTGACCTTTACCAACAAGGCCGCCAAGGAAATGAAGGAGCGCATTGAGGTGCTGTTTGCCGAGCAGGATGCCCAGGCCCGCCACGGCAAAGCTCTGTCGTCTTTGCCGCAGTATGAGCAGACCAAGCTGAGATCTCAGGTCTATAAGACCGTCACTAAGCACCTGTGGATTGGCACGTTCCATGCCCTGTGCGCCCGCATTCTGCGGTTCGATATTGAAAAGTATCAGCACTCCGCCGGGTATCGCTGGACGAAGAATTTCTCTATTTTTGACGAATCCGATGCCCAAGGGTTGGTTAAAACCATCGTCACCCAAACCCTAAATCTGGACGATAAAAAATTCAACCCGCGATCGGTGCGCTTTGCCATCAGCAACGCTAAAAACCAAAAGCTCACCCCCGACGAACTCGAAAGAGAGCAGCCCAACTATCGGGGCCGGGTGATCGCCGATGTCTACCGCTACTACCAAAAGGCGCTGGCGGAGAACAACGCCCTCGATTTTGACGATTTAATTCTCATGCCGGTCTTCCTGTTTCAGCAGAACGAGCAGGTGCTGGCTTACTGGCACAAGCGCTTTCGCCACATTTTGGTGGATGAATACCAGGACACCAACCGCACCCAGTACGAGCTGATTCGTCTGCTAGCCACCAACGGCGAGTCGATCGCCGCTTACAAAGACTGGAATCATCGCTCGGTGTTTGTGGTGGGCGACGCCGACCAGTCAATTTATTCTTTCCGCGCTGCCGACTTCACCATTCTGATGAACTTCCAGGATGACTTTGGCGACGGTTTGCCCGACGACGATACCCGCAGCATGGTCAAGCTGGAGGAAAACTACCGCTCCACTTCCAACATTCTCGAAGTCGCCAACCACCTGATCGAAAACAACACCGAGCGCATCGACAAAGTGCTGCGGGCCACTCGGGGAGAGGGCGAGAGTATCTACGTTTACCGGGCCGAGGATGAAACCGCCGAGGCTGACTTTGTGATCAGTCAAATTCGCAACCTTGAAACCCAACACCCGGAGCTGAACTGGGGCAATTTTGCTATCCTCTACCGCACCAACGCCCAGTCGCGCGCCTTTGAGGAAGTGCTAACCCGCTACAGTATTCCTTACCAAGTGGTGGGCGGGCTGCGGTTTTACGATCGCCGCGAGATTAAAGATGTGCTGGCGTATTTGCGGGCGATCGCTAACCCCTTCGACACCGTCAGCCTCAAGCGGGTAATCAACGTACCCCGGCGCGGCGTCGGCAAGGGCACCATCGACAAGCTAGAACAAGCCACTCAGACCTTGGGCGGTATTCCCCTGTGGGAGATTCTGGCTGATGATACTTCGGTGAAGACCCTGGCGGGGCGATCGGCCAAAGGCGTGCTGGAATTTGCCGACCTAATCAAAAAGTATCGCCAGGACATGGATGACCAAAAGGGCTCTGAAATTATTCAGGGGGTGCTCGAAGACAGTGGCTATCTGGCCGCTCTGAAGGCTGAAGGCACTGACGAAGCCGACGATCGCTTTGGCAACGTGCAGGAGCTTTACAACGCCGCACTGCAATTTGAAGAAGAAAACGTAGATGACCCATCGCTGCTAGCCTTCTTGTCTAACGCCTCCCTGGCCTCCGACATGGATGACAACAAAGACGGCAAAAATGCGGTGTCGCTGATGACCCTGCACTCCTCAAAGGGGTTGGAGTTCCCCGTGGTGTTTCTCGTTGGCCTAGAGCAGGGCCTTTTCCCCAACCATCGCTCCCTCGAAGACCCCGCCGCCACTGAAGAAGAGCGTCGCCTCTGCTACGTGGGCATTACCCGCGCCAAGGAGCGCCTGTTCATCTCCCATGCCCGCGCCCGTCGCCTCTACGGCAGTCGCGAACCCGCTAGCCCTTCGCTATTTTTGGGCGAGTTGCCCCTCGATCTCGTCACTGGGAACAGCACCACGGGCCTGCCCCAAAAGTGGAGCACCCCCATCCGCGAAGCCCGCAATCGCAGCGAGGCCGCTGCCAAGCCGGGGAGCGGAGCCCACGAGTCAGACTGGACTGTGGGGGATGTGGTGGTGCACAAAGCCTACGGGGCCGGAGAAGTAACCCACATATTTGGAGCAGGCAACAAGATTTGCCTGGCGATCAACTTTCCTGGTCAGGGCCGTAAAATTGTTGACCCCAAGATCTCGGCTCTGCAGCGGGCTGAGTAA
- a CDS encoding tetratricopeptide repeat protein, whose translation MLPLQPSGLPPVDSAARPTAHDSVTGSYTTDDDTLSRLAAAAVKRQQYSQALHLLDQLVERHPQRAMYYSNRGLVQLWLGNPYAALADCDRAIYFNPDLDQAYNNRAMCHAALGDLPAALDDYEQAVDLNPFNGRARINMGATLRQMGDLDRALDCFDEALMFHQLPEFIYAERGRTYHLRGDWNCAIADYRRALTAAAARQSSEQLRALVQRVNRWAEELLPQQSWA comes from the coding sequence ATGCTTCCCCTTCAACCGTCGGGCTTGCCCCCGGTTGACTCGGCGGCCCGGCCCACGGCCCACGACTCGGTGACCGGGTCTTACACCACCGACGACGATACCCTCAGCCGACTAGCGGCGGCAGCGGTCAAACGTCAGCAGTACTCTCAGGCGCTGCACCTGCTAGATCAGCTAGTTGAGCGCCATCCCCAGCGAGCCATGTACTACAGCAACCGGGGTCTGGTGCAATTGTGGCTGGGTAACCCCTACGCAGCTTTGGCCGACTGCGATCGCGCCATCTATTTCAACCCAGATCTCGACCAGGCCTACAATAATCGGGCCATGTGCCACGCAGCCCTCGGCGATCTGCCCGCCGCCCTTGACGACTACGAACAGGCCGTTGATCTCAACCCTTTTAACGGCCGCGCCCGTATCAACATGGGAGCGACCCTGCGGCAGATGGGCGACCTCGATCGCGCCCTAGATTGCTTTGACGAAGCGCTGATGTTTCACCAGCTGCCTGAGTTTATCTATGCTGAGCGGGGCCGTACTTATCACCTGCGCGGTGACTGGAACTGTGCGATCGCTGACTACCGCCGCGCCTTGACAGCAGCGGCAGCCCGTCAGTCGAGCGAGCAACTCCGAGCTCTAGTTCAGCGAGTCAATCGCTGGGCAGAAGAGCTGTTGCCCCAGCAGAGTTGGGCCTAA